Proteins encoded together in one Terriglobus saanensis SP1PR4 window:
- a CDS encoding glycerophosphodiester phosphodiesterase: MFKLSVRLLLGTALVGNAAFAQTTSTSYVPATALAAGPGKIVAISHRGEHLHHPENTMPAFQAAIDAGADYFELDVRTTSDGKFVIMHDSTLDRTTNGTGEVHKHTFDEIRALDAGAKFSPAFANTKVPTLDEALALAYGKINVYVDTKSADPQQLVDTIVQHDMQDHVVIYGNPFFLYDVHKIRPTLRVMPEAISPDICKYLDRAMQLQVIAFDANDFKDATIDVAKQAHAQIFVDRLGNADTPEAWQKAIDQGANGIQTNLPAELAAYLREHKLATH, translated from the coding sequence TTGTTCAAACTCTCCGTAAGACTGCTCCTTGGTACTGCCCTCGTGGGCAACGCCGCTTTCGCCCAAACGACTTCAACTTCGTACGTCCCCGCAACCGCTTTGGCAGCAGGGCCAGGAAAAATCGTTGCTATCTCGCATCGCGGGGAGCATCTTCACCACCCCGAAAACACGATGCCTGCCTTCCAGGCCGCCATCGACGCAGGCGCTGACTACTTTGAACTGGATGTCCGCACCACTTCCGACGGAAAGTTTGTGATCATGCATGACAGCACACTGGATCGAACTACGAACGGCACGGGGGAAGTGCATAAACACACGTTCGATGAGATTCGCGCATTAGACGCAGGTGCCAAATTTTCCCCAGCCTTCGCCAACACCAAGGTGCCGACGCTCGATGAAGCGCTGGCCCTGGCTTATGGCAAAATCAATGTCTACGTCGATACAAAATCCGCGGATCCGCAGCAGCTCGTGGACACGATCGTCCAACATGACATGCAGGACCATGTCGTCATCTACGGCAACCCTTTCTTCCTTTATGACGTACATAAGATTCGTCCCACGCTACGCGTGATGCCGGAGGCAATCAGCCCCGACATCTGCAAGTATCTCGACCGGGCGATGCAGTTGCAGGTGATCGCCTTCGACGCAAACGACTTTAAGGATGCGACCATCGATGTTGCCAAACAGGCGCATGCTCAAATCTTTGTAGATCGTCTTGGCAATGCCGATACCCCGGAGGCCTGGCAAAAGGCAATCGACCAGGGAGCGAATGGCATTCAGACAAACCTGCCTGCTGAGCTGGCGGCTTATCTCCGCGAGCATAAACTTGCCACACACTGA
- a CDS encoding cation:proton antiporter, whose translation MMLAHFLLQLGTLLFVTYTCGWLFQRIGQPRVVGEIAGGLLLGPLAFGYLFPGLSAWLFAPATMHPLEIASNIGLVLFLFVIGAELDLSKIQEKRAAMLAITLGSVGLPFLLGIGIAVILFPRFGMPNASRVGFTLFVGIAMSITALPVLARILKDRAEAGRPLDAATAAHALLAAAANDLLAWSALALILTLVRAHSSVIDAVLHLLVLFAFVAVMLFAVRPLLSLLAKRYADAPGWMWLLGQVALAFLSASITDALGIHAFFGAFLAGLCVPRTPIRDVAQPHMLQKSFQPIISVTLPIFFAMTGLRMQRSMFQTGGPAWLAVILILAVTGKIIGAALSARLSGISWPSATQIGILMNTRGLVELIVLNLGYREGILSGSLFTLFVLMALITTAMTVPLLNLSERRS comes from the coding sequence ATGATGCTCGCGCACTTCCTTCTACAACTCGGCACATTGCTGTTCGTCACGTATACCTGCGGCTGGCTCTTCCAACGCATCGGCCAGCCACGTGTCGTCGGCGAAATCGCAGGCGGACTTCTTCTCGGCCCACTCGCCTTCGGTTACTTGTTTCCCGGTCTCTCCGCGTGGCTCTTCGCTCCCGCGACGATGCACCCGCTGGAGATCGCCAGCAACATTGGCCTCGTGCTTTTCCTCTTCGTGATCGGCGCGGAGTTGGATCTCTCGAAGATTCAGGAAAAACGCGCCGCAATGCTCGCCATCACGCTCGGCAGCGTCGGCCTGCCTTTCCTTTTGGGAATTGGAATCGCAGTCATTCTCTTTCCGCGTTTCGGCATGCCCAACGCCTCGCGCGTCGGGTTCACGCTCTTCGTCGGCATCGCGATGAGCATCACCGCTCTCCCCGTCCTCGCGCGCATCCTTAAGGATCGCGCAGAAGCAGGCCGTCCCCTCGACGCCGCCACAGCGGCCCATGCGCTTCTCGCCGCAGCGGCGAACGATCTCCTCGCCTGGTCCGCGCTCGCCCTTATACTCACGCTTGTTCGGGCGCACAGCAGCGTCATCGACGCGGTCCTCCATCTGCTCGTACTCTTTGCCTTCGTGGCCGTCATGCTCTTTGCCGTGAGGCCACTCCTCTCGCTCCTGGCAAAGCGCTACGCCGATGCTCCCGGTTGGATGTGGCTCCTCGGGCAGGTCGCCCTCGCCTTTCTGAGCGCTTCGATCACCGATGCCCTCGGCATCCACGCCTTCTTCGGAGCCTTCCTCGCAGGCCTATGCGTCCCTCGCACGCCGATCCGGGACGTTGCACAGCCGCATATGCTGCAGAAGTCGTTTCAACCGATCATCTCCGTAACCCTCCCGATCTTCTTTGCCATGACCGGCCTGCGCATGCAGCGAAGCATGTTTCAGACCGGTGGCCCTGCCTGGCTGGCCGTGATTCTCATTCTCGCCGTCACTGGCAAGATCATAGGTGCCGCCCTCTCCGCCCGTCTCAGCGGCATCTCCTGGCCCTCCGCGACGCAGATTGGCATTCTGATGAACACACGCGGCCTGGTCGAGCTCATCGTCCTGAACCTCGGCTATCGCGAAGGCATCCTCAGCGGCTCCCTCTTCACCCTCTTTGTGCTGATGGCGCTCATCACCACGGCCATGACCGTTCCGCTGCTGAACCTGTCGGAACGCCGCAGCTGA
- the cysD gene encoding sulfate adenylyltransferase subunit CysD, producing MTAVVHPEASAEENTQALLTPQKLDHLRVLESESIYILREAVAEFAKPAMLYSIGKDSSVMLRLAQKAFFPGKIPFPLLHVDTSYKFPEMIAFRDAYTKEIGADLIVHRNEEAIASGASPWKLGTQNCCGALKTRSLLDALEAGGFDAAFGGARRDEEKSRAKERVYSFRDELGQWDPKNQRPELWSLYNSRLRKGESIRVFPLSNWTELDIWLYLYSEQIPIVPMYFAKERMAVLRGEQVTLVDETTRLLPGETPKPILSRMRSLGCAPCTGAILSGATTIPEIIQELVTFRRSERENRAIDHDEEGSMELKKREGYF from the coding sequence ATGACTGCTGTCGTGCATCCAGAAGCATCCGCCGAGGAAAACACTCAAGCCCTGCTCACACCGCAGAAGCTCGACCACCTCCGCGTGCTCGAGTCCGAGTCCATCTATATCCTGCGCGAAGCCGTGGCCGAGTTCGCCAAACCGGCGATGCTCTACTCCATCGGAAAAGACAGCTCCGTCATGCTGCGCCTGGCGCAAAAGGCCTTCTTCCCCGGCAAGATCCCCTTCCCTCTGCTTCATGTAGATACGAGCTATAAGTTCCCTGAAATGATTGCCTTCCGCGACGCCTACACCAAGGAGATCGGTGCGGATCTTATCGTCCACCGCAACGAAGAGGCGATTGCCAGCGGAGCGAGCCCCTGGAAGCTCGGTACGCAGAACTGCTGCGGCGCCCTGAAGACCCGCAGCCTGCTCGACGCCCTCGAAGCCGGTGGCTTTGACGCAGCCTTTGGCGGTGCACGCCGCGACGAGGAGAAATCCCGCGCCAAGGAGCGCGTCTACTCCTTCCGCGACGAACTCGGCCAGTGGGACCCCAAGAATCAGCGCCCCGAACTCTGGAGCCTCTATAACTCCCGCCTCCGCAAAGGCGAGAGCATTCGCGTTTTCCCGCTCTCGAACTGGACCGAACTCGACATCTGGCTTTACCTCTACTCCGAACAGATCCCCATTGTTCCCATGTACTTCGCCAAGGAGCGCATGGCTGTTCTCCGCGGCGAACAGGTAACGCTCGTCGACGAGACTACCCGCCTGCTTCCCGGCGAGACGCCCAAGCCGATCCTCAGCCGCATGCGCTCGCTTGGCTGCGCGCCTTGCACTGGAGCCATCCTCTCCGGCGCCACCACCATTCCCGAGATCATCCAGGAGCTCGTCACCTTCCGTCGCTCCGAACGCGAAAACCGCGCCATCGACCACGACGAAGAAGGCAGCATGGAACTCAAGAAACGCGAGGGCTACTTCTAA